The following coding sequences lie in one Nitratireductor mangrovi genomic window:
- a CDS encoding OmpP1/FadL family transporter, which yields MIFSTMRRAARAAGILPRGVAMAAAVAAGAVAMTAGPAAAGGYDTGERDWEFLFSEAGVATEAGVRYLAPRRTLTGITGTLGPSLNAREAEAFAVPRGSLAVRLGENFRCMASYREPWGGHANYGTAWTYTASAVEQHFSSRDYGLTCAAGAKVGMGRLSVVGGISVQEASYELIQGFGPGITAVTDVSDRGVAWRAGFAYEIPEYALRASLIYDSAVDYDMTGTFTAFGAALPVFGAITMPQSVTLSAQSGVAPGWLAFGRVKWTDWSVADNMPLCPVGVPACTQAAAVSGLTLLFKDTWTVTLGAAHQLSETVALAASLTYDQGATQGFTSQTDTWVAGLEAVISPGDNVRLSFGGSLGLMTGGTLSTMVLPGGIPNPVGYTASFGDDLLWSLGGKAVVTF from the coding sequence ATGATCTTTTCGACAATGCGCCGGGCGGCGCGGGCGGCGGGCATTTTGCCGCGCGGCGTGGCGATGGCGGCGGCGGTCGCGGCGGGTGCCGTGGCGATGACGGCCGGGCCGGCGGCGGCCGGCGGCTACGACACCGGCGAGCGCGACTGGGAGTTCCTGTTCAGCGAGGCGGGCGTGGCGACGGAGGCCGGCGTGCGCTACCTGGCGCCGCGGCGCACGCTGACCGGCATCACCGGCACGCTGGGCCCGAGCCTCAATGCGCGCGAGGCGGAAGCCTTCGCGGTGCCGCGCGGCAGCCTGGCGGTGCGGCTCGGCGAGAATTTCCGCTGCATGGCGAGCTATCGCGAACCCTGGGGCGGGCATGCCAATTACGGCACGGCATGGACCTATACGGCGTCGGCGGTGGAGCAGCATTTTTCCTCGCGCGACTACGGCCTGACCTGCGCCGCCGGCGCCAAGGTGGGCATGGGGCGGCTGTCGGTGGTCGGCGGCATCTCGGTGCAGGAGGCGAGCTACGAGCTGATCCAGGGCTTCGGGCCGGGGATCACCGCGGTGACCGATGTTTCCGACCGCGGCGTGGCGTGGCGGGCGGGCTTCGCCTACGAGATCCCCGAATATGCGCTGCGCGCCAGCCTGATCTACGATTCGGCCGTCGACTACGACATGACCGGCACCTTCACCGCCTTCGGGGCGGCGCTGCCGGTGTTCGGCGCCATCACCATGCCGCAGTCGGTGACGCTGTCGGCGCAGTCGGGCGTGGCGCCGGGCTGGCTCGCCTTCGGGCGGGTGAAATGGACCGACTGGAGCGTGGCCGACAACATGCCCTTGTGCCCGGTCGGCGTGCCGGCCTGCACGCAGGCGGCCGCCGTCAGCGGGCTGACGCTGCTTTTCAAGGATACGTGGACGGTGACGCTGGGCGCGGCGCACCAGCTTTCCGAGACGGTGGCGCTAGCCGCCAGCCTGACCTACGACCAGGGCGCGACGCAGGGCTTCACCTCGCAGACCGACACCTGGGTGGCGGGGCTGGAGGCGGTGATCTCGCCCGGCGACAATGTGCGGCTGTCGTTCGGCGGCTCGCTGGGGCTGATGACCGGCGGCACGCTGTCGACCATGGTGCTGCCCGGCGGCATCCCCAACCCGGTCGGCTATACGGCAAGCTTCGGCGACGACCTTCTGTGGTCGCTCGGCGGCAAGGCGGTGGTGACGTTCTAG